In Eubalaena glacialis isolate mEubGla1 chromosome 2, mEubGla1.1.hap2.+ XY, whole genome shotgun sequence, a single genomic region encodes these proteins:
- the BMF gene encoding bcl-2-modifying factor isoform X1, which produces MPRAGVFWKQYRAVQSGLHPRQPACCRRRPCLRLPPPASRLPPQPVWAPSPRVLITLDPGAEPWHHDSEAEILSWSHPGEMEPPQCVEELEDDVFQPEDGEPGTQPGSLLSADLFAQSQLDCPLSRLQLFPLTHCCGPGLRPTSQEDKATQTLSPASPSQGVMLPCGVTEEPQRLFYGNAGYRLPLPAGFPAGLPLGEQPAEGQWQHRAEVQIARKLQRIADQFHRLHLQQHQQNRNRVWWQILLFLHNLALNGDENRNGAGPR; this is translated from the exons ATGCCCCGAGCGGGCGTATTTTGGAAACAATACCGCGCGGTGCAGAGTGGCCTCCACCCGCGCCAGCCCgcctgctgccgccgccgcccctGCCTGCGcctcccgcctcccgcctcccgccTTCCGCCGCAGCCCG TTTGGGCGCCAAGCCCCCGAGTGCTCATCACGCTGGACCCTGGCGCGGAGCCCTGGCATCACGACTCGGAGGCCGAGATTCTCTCCTGGAGTCACCCAG GGGAGATGGAGCCACCCCAGTGTGTGGAGGAGCTGGAGGATGATGTGTTCCAGCCAGAGGATGGGGAGCCGGGGACCCAGCCTGGCAGCTTGCTCTCTGCTGACCTGTTTGCCCAGAGCCAGCTGGACTGCCCCCTCAGCCGTCTGCAGCTCTTCCCTCTCACGCACTGCTGTGGCCCTGGGCTTCGACCCACCAGCCAGGAAGACAAGGCTACCCAGACTCTCAGTCCAGCCTCCCCAAGCCAGGGTGTCATGCTGCCTTGTGGGGTGACTGAGGAACCCCAGCGACTCTTTTATG GCAATGCCGGCTACCGGCTCCCCCTCCCTGCCGGTTTCCCTGCAGGCTTGCCCCTTGGTGAGCAGCCCGCTGAAGGGCAGTGGCAACATCGAGCAGAGGTACAGATTGCCCGAAAACTTCAGCGCATTGCAGACCAGTTCCATCGGCTTCATTTGCAGCAA cacCAGCAGAACCGAAATCGCGTGTGGTGGCAGATCCTCCTCTTTCTGCACAACCTCGCTTTGAATGGAGATGAGAACAGGAATGGGGCAGGTCCCAGGTGA
- the BMF gene encoding bcl-2-modifying factor isoform X2 produces the protein MEPPQCVEELEDDVFQPEDGEPGTQPGSLLSADLFAQSQLDCPLSRLQLFPLTHCCGPGLRPTSQEDKATQTLSPASPSQGVMLPCGVTEEPQRLFYGNAGYRLPLPAGFPAGLPLGEQPAEGQWQHRAEVQIARKLQRIADQFHRLHLQQHQQNRNRVWWQILLFLHNLALNGDENRNGAGPR, from the exons ATGGAGCCACCCCAGTGTGTGGAGGAGCTGGAGGATGATGTGTTCCAGCCAGAGGATGGGGAGCCGGGGACCCAGCCTGGCAGCTTGCTCTCTGCTGACCTGTTTGCCCAGAGCCAGCTGGACTGCCCCCTCAGCCGTCTGCAGCTCTTCCCTCTCACGCACTGCTGTGGCCCTGGGCTTCGACCCACCAGCCAGGAAGACAAGGCTACCCAGACTCTCAGTCCAGCCTCCCCAAGCCAGGGTGTCATGCTGCCTTGTGGGGTGACTGAGGAACCCCAGCGACTCTTTTATG GCAATGCCGGCTACCGGCTCCCCCTCCCTGCCGGTTTCCCTGCAGGCTTGCCCCTTGGTGAGCAGCCCGCTGAAGGGCAGTGGCAACATCGAGCAGAGGTACAGATTGCCCGAAAACTTCAGCGCATTGCAGACCAGTTCCATCGGCTTCATTTGCAGCAA cacCAGCAGAACCGAAATCGCGTGTGGTGGCAGATCCTCCTCTTTCTGCACAACCTCGCTTTGAATGGAGATGAGAACAGGAATGGGGCAGGTCCCAGGTGA